TACATATGTATGCTGTAGTCAGCCATGCGCCACAACTCCTCGTCCAGCCGAAGAAAAGGCGGCAATCCACGCCGCCGTCCTCCGCAGCCACTGCCTGGGCCATCCCCCAGTGTGCAATGCACATCCTCTGCGGCAGCCCCCAGACGGCGCCACCCGCCACAGTCACCGCAGAGGGCATCCCCCAGAGGGCGCCGCCCGCCGCAGTCACAGCAGCCGGGCCCATCTGGGAATAGTGAGCTCACTGCGCCGTTGTTCCAATTTGATGGCACGTTGCTAAAGGTTTTTGTATTTCCAGCTCAGCCACCTGCGCCGGCGCCCAGGAGGCGAAGGTACCGGCCAGGGACCAAGGCCCTAATGGAGATCCGCAAGTTCCAGAAGAGCACAGAGCTCCTCATCAGGAAAGCGCCCTTCTCTCGCCTGGTAAGGTGTTACCAGCTCACACGTTAGCCCGTAAGCTTGTCAGATCATTGCCTTGACATGTAGCCACCCTCCCACACACCCAGGTCCGTGAGGTGTGCCAGTCATATGGCAGAAGTGCCCTCAGATGGCAGGTCTTCGCCCTGATGGCCCTTCAGGAGGTAAAGTCGCCAGGGAGGTCCAAATGTCATACTAAAGTCTCTATCCTACTGAGCGACCAAGAATTGCGAGTGTTTTCAAATGGAGTGATTACTGCATTTTCGTTATGGTTTGTCGAAGGTCGCAAACGTTCGACAAACAGTGACCAAACGTTTGGCAAATGTTCACCTGTACTTTTCTTCTACGCGGGGGAAATTTTGAACAGGGAGTTTTTTACATGTTCAAAATTTTATTGCGACAACAAGAACTTCCTAAAAAGGTCGGTGAACATTTGGGACATTGAACGATCCCTGACCAACTTTGGCGTGTACGCAAGTGACAATCGGTGATGCCCCATTTCCGCCTGCCGACTCTCTGCAACCCAAAATATTCCGCTGCCCTTGCCGACGCCGGACGCAGCGGGACACTCGGGCCGGGTTACACATTGACGACTTGTTGGGATCTTTACAGGCGGCTGAGGCCTTATTGGTGTTGCTGTTCTCTGATGCCAACCTGTGCGCCATCCACGCCAAGCGGGTCACCATTTTTCCCCGCGATCTCCAGCTGGCCCGACGGATCCGCGGGCAAGATTTCTGATTAAGATGATAGCCGCGTGGTGACTCAAACGTTTCACAGTGACCACTCGACACAACCCAACCTTTGTAGTTGAAATCGACTTAAATACTGTTGTTTGCAGGGATTGTGTTTTATATATAGTgaagtgtttgtgttttatatcCAAAGTTATGTGACAAGAGTGGATAATTTCTTGGCCCTGCCCACTTCATCTCCAGGCAACCAATTATGTGAGTGCTAAGCTTCACTCTGTAGTGTCATCCACGCGCGTCACCGTTTTTCCCCGCGACATCCAGCTGGCCTGATGTACCCGCGGGCAAGATTTCTGATTAAGATGATAGGCCCATGGTGACTCTAACGTTTCACGGTCACCACTCGACTCAACCCAACCTGTATAGTAGAAATCCTCTTCCATTACTGTTtgcagtgtttgtgttttatcGATAGTGCAGTGTTTCTGTTCTGTATATAAAGTTCCGTGATGTGTGTTCATCGTAAGACAAAGTAttttcattaaaatacaaatatttctaaaaaacaaaatatttttggtacTATTGAGAGCTTACCTAAGtaaatttttttacatcagaaaaataaacatttcaatatTATTGTGCGGTTAGTTGTTAATCTTGATGTGAATTGAATGAGCAAACACTAACAAACAAAACTAATTTATCTATTGAGGCACAATATTACATTACAGTGTCAATATTGTAGTCGACCACTCCAGATTGCCCGTAGGTTGTGGTTTTGAGCTCGAAAGGTtgcctgtgtgccctgcaattggcgttcggggtgtcccccgcctactgcccgaagtctGCTGGGTTAAGCTCCAGCATACCAGCGAAGCTTGTGTCaaaaagcagttcagaaaaacgatggatagatagatagatggatggatattatagtaccgttattttctttattacgTTGTGTCGCAGACCCGAGCCGATCTGAACCACCGAGTCAATGTGGTTGTCAAGCCTGAAGCCATCCGTGTGTGAAATAGGGTAATGAGATATAAAGTCATTAAAAAAGTCCCAATAAtcgccacacacacatctgggtgtggtgaaatttgtcctctgcatttagccCATCCCCGTATGATTTTGATCCATAccatgggggagaggggagcagtgagcagcagcggtgctccgctcgggaatcatttgatgatctaaccccccaattccaacccttaatgctgagtgccaagcagggaggcaatgggtcccatttttatagtctttggtaggacccggccggggtttgaacccacaaccttccaatcTCATGGCGGACACTCCACCACTTGGCCACTgagcttttttatttatttttttctaaaacatccatccatctattttctgtaccgctctctccccacgggggtcgcgggcgtgctggagcctatcccagccgtcatcaggcagtaggcgggggacaccctgaaccggttgccagccaatcgcaaggcacacagagacaaacaaccatttgcactcacactcatacctagggacaatttggagtcttcaatcggcctaccaagcatgtttttgggatgtgggaggaaaccggagtgcccggaggaaacccacgcgggtccagagagaacatgcaaactccacacagggagggccggaggtggaatcgaacccgcaccctcctaactgtgaggcggacgcgctacccagtgcgtcaccgagccgcccctttctaaaacaaagtaaagaaaaaaaagatccacaCTCTATTCCAGAAGATGGCGGTAATGCACCTAAGGTTGTTTGCTACCGCtacaaaacaagaagaagacaTTACCCACTCTACAACTAGCACTTGAAAATAATTGCCGTGTCAAAATTCACAGGCTGAATGTTGTTGTAACGTCGGTGTGTGTTGTGATCTCGCAACATGAACAACGTGGcttcatttgtgttgatttgGAGTCACGTCACCTCTGCCGGTAAGATCGCGAACTAAAGAGAAAATGTTAATGAATGTTAGAAACACACAGTCTTAGTAAAGTTTTCGAACAACCTTGGCGCACACGGTACCTTGTGTGTCCTAACCACAGCTAGTTTCCAGTCATGACTGTCCGTATGTTAGACATGAAATCAGGCTTTTGAGTAATCATGAATTTGCTAATGCCTCCATAGCCATAGAAATGAAGTCAGGCATCAGCCACAACGTCATTTCTTATTCAATGCTGGTTTATTACCGCTGCGATGCAGTGCTGGCTCTAcgcaggggagggagggggcaacgccccctcaaaaagatgtcctgccccctcaaatcaaacttttagaagtgaaaaatccgctgatagaaacacacgttaatcggccacctctcttctctcatgtcacCAGACACCAGGAAGTAACCGTTGCGCATCAGACTTTGCAGGAACCCCGCTTGGGATCTCAACAGCAAACCATTGTTCTTACAATAagattttcttcttgttttattttcattgttcGGGAGCTTTCATTGAGGAGCGATCTCGTCGACGAGCGATCACGCCGAGGCTTCTTCCCTGTCGGGAAGTCGCCGAGCCACCAAACATCGGAGCCTTCCAGCGCCATCGGCTCCGCGGCCGGCGTTGGATTTTGCTCCAGCGAGTCCAGACCCGTGGCCCCGCtggggttcctcccggcgccatcagactcgcggcAGCATTAGGGTCCCACTCCAGCGTTGCCGGATTCGCGGCCGTCGCCGGACTTCGAGCCAGAAACGC
The window above is part of the Syngnathus typhle isolate RoL2023-S1 ecotype Sweden linkage group LG7, RoL_Styp_1.0, whole genome shotgun sequence genome. Proteins encoded here:
- the LOC133157246 gene encoding histone H3-like centromeric protein A, with amino-acid sequence MRHNSSSSRRKGGNPRRRPPQPLPGPSPSVQCTSSAAAPRRRHPPQSPQRASPRGRRPPQSQQPGPSGNTQPPAPAPRRRRYRPGTKALMEIRKFQKSTELLIRKAPFSRLVREVCQSYGRSALRWQVFALMALQEAAEALLVLLFSDANLCAIHAKRVTIFPRDLQLARRIRGQDF